The following are encoded in a window of Vespula pensylvanica isolate Volc-1 chromosome 2, ASM1446617v1, whole genome shotgun sequence genomic DNA:
- the LOC122627187 gene encoding uncharacterized protein LOC122627187 isoform X1, with the protein MDLGDFERWWKDPGIAVWSFVLFGCFLLNAILFLAFLIRPGLRTISNRFVMNLTVSNLLISALLNPLLIMDALPTSKSDSSPLSAESICAISEGATALMTTSSVLSVFLIAIDQYFAVVDPLRYRAKVDKLKSGILIISVWLISSIFALLAFLNPNPRSLWLSCNLQSISTTYLSRNSSINLQSNSSFGIIKNNTADIETEWIEFVDYAPNESSMTYGTIYTVVHSIFAYLLPFTCVCWIYVKIYSAAHRNSERTRRTGSRPILSSASFCEDQKSQQQQHQQVDNFVEDFRRIPKISSLSSIDETSETTQPAGSQVPRGRSFSSALDIHSTNLPSTNEASSSGTVVFTVGPDTDECSHHEENEKNISNKSNLPISTQKAEFMEKDEITTQLYPDPTKYDLVKSRFLDRPDQRRKLSHNLMYDQMLLQEGTRGSWLNNDGITDLRNSDTEEDFSSEHFRPAIEDEACRQQKPIYLSPYSTYETALNRNEEKDGTEVDGIYTTQSLRINETFVRTKDRGNTEESDRNKFERSTNRKHYDGLPSDFEITEVIVDNCDVFNVENTGKPTEIVMNGANTETSACLLTPIVTITPAPNKSSTLHRVASVKSTSSYINSLKYRISNGSLFRYREETRAARISALVIVMGLICWSPYEILLLLKNLPPYNDRRIAHEYDVTALCFLVLAAYVSPLLFGYRSKRVKRELRKFFCFKKELSYKNNRSLMAKKVLKRRHSNTFSNMELENRYNIFNCVYGRNRWPKEKVQFVQVPDTALAVETCRSSFSSGASTQISSTSTDDC; encoded by the coding sequence ATTCGTGATGAATTTGACCGTCTCGAACCTGCTAATCTCTGCGCTACTGAATCCTCTCTTGATCATGGATGCCTTACCAACATCCAAGTCCGACTCGTCGCCCTTATCAGCGGAAAGTATCTGCGCGATATCAGAAGGTGCAACGGCTCTCATGACGACGTCGTCGGTGTTATCGGTCTTCCTTATAGCCATAGATCAATACTTCGCCGTGGTGGATCCCTTGAGATATCGCGCAAAAGTCGACAAACTAAAATCTGGGATCTTAATAATTTCAGTTTGGCTCATCTCTTCGATATTTGCTCTTTTGGCCTTCTTAAATCCAAATCCTCGTAGCCTTTGGCTATCTTGTAATCTACAGTCGATATCGACTACTTATCTATCTCGAAATTCGTCCATAAATTTGCAAAGCAACTCGAGCTTTGGCATCATCAAGAATAATACTGCCGACATAGAAACAGAATGGATCGAATTTGTCGATTATGCTCCGAACGAAAGTTCAATGACCTATGGTACAATTTACACGGTGGTGCACAGTATATTCGCCTACCTCTTACCGTTTACCTGTGTCTGCTGGATTTACGTAAAAATCTATTCTGCGGCGCATAGGAATTcggaaagaacaagaagaactgGTTCCAGGCCAATACTTTCGTCGGCAAGTTTTTGCGAAGATCAAAAAtcgcagcaacaacagcaccAACAAGTAGACAATTTCGTGGAGGATTTTAGAAGAATACCTAAAATTTCGAGTCTCTCGTCGATTGATGAAACTAGTGAAACGACTCAACCGGCGGGAAGCCAAGTGCCTCGAGGACGTTCCTTTTCGTCGGCTTTAGATATTCACTCGACTAATCTTCCTTCCACTAACGAGGCTTCTTCGTCTGGCACTGTTGTATTTACCGTAGGTCCTGATACTGACGAGTGCTCTCATCacgaggaaaacgaaaaaaacatATCCAACAAATCAAATCTTCCTATCTCGACGCAGAAGGCTGAGTTTATGGAGAAGGACGAAATAACTACCCAGCTGTATCCGGATCCTACCAAGTATGACCTCGTTAAGAGTCGGTTTCTGGATCGACCTGATCAGAGAAGGAAATTGTCGCATAATCTTATGTACGATCAGATGTTGTTGCAAGAAGGCACGAGAGGTTCTTGGCTCAACAATGACGGTATAACCGATTTGAGGAATTCGGATACGGAAGAGGATTTTTCTTCCGAACATTTTCGCCCCGCTATCGAAGACGAGGCCTGTCGTCAACAAAAACCCATATACCTTTCACCTTATTCGACCTACGAAACTGCCTTAAAtcgtaacgaagaaaaagacggCACAGAAGTAGATGGTATATACACTACTCAAAGTTTGAGAATTAATGAGACTTTTGTTCGAACCAAAGATCGTGGAAACACCGAGGAGTCTGATAGAAACAAATTCGAACGATCAACAAATAGAAAACATTACGATGGATTACCTTCAGATTTCGAAATAACCGAGGTGATTGTCGACAACTGCGATGTCTTCAACGTAGAAAATACTGGAAAGCCCACGGAAATAGTGATGAACGGTGCCAACACCGAAACATCGGCCTGTCTCTTGACACCTATTGTAACGATCACGCCAGCTCCTAACAAAAGCTCCACCTTGCATCGAGTTGCCAGTGTCAAAAGTACTTCCAGTTACATAAATTCTCTTAAGTACAGAATCAGTAATGGTTCGTTATTCAGATATCGAGAGGAGACTAGAGCCGCTAGGATAAGCGCTTTAGTCATAGTGATGGGCTTGATCTGTTGGTCTCCATATGAGATATTATTGCTTCTGAAGAATCTTCCGCCTTACAACGATCGACGAATCGCTCACGAGTACGATGTGACGGCGCtatgttttcttgttttgGCTGCTTACGTAAGTCCGTTGCTTTTTGGTTATCGTTCAAAGAGAGTGAAAAGAGAGCTGAGAAAGTTCTTTTGTTTCAAAAAGGAACTATCctacaaaaataatagaagCCTTATGGCGAAGAAAGTTTTAAAGAGACGTCACAGTAACACGTTCAGCAACATGGAGTTGGAGAATCGCTACAACATCTTCAATTGTGTCTATGGGAGAAATCGTTGGCCTAAGGAAAAAGTGCAATTCGTTCAGGTGCCAGATACCGCTTTGGCGGTGGAAACCTGCAGAAGTAGCTTTTCTAGTGGCGCGAGTACACAAATTTCGAGCACATCCACGGACGATTGTTAA
- the LOC122627187 gene encoding uncharacterized protein LOC122627187 isoform X2, giving the protein MNLTVSNLLISALLNPLLIMDALPTSKSDSSPLSAESICAISEGATALMTTSSVLSVFLIAIDQYFAVVDPLRYRAKVDKLKSGILIISVWLISSIFALLAFLNPNPRSLWLSCNLQSISTTYLSRNSSINLQSNSSFGIIKNNTADIETEWIEFVDYAPNESSMTYGTIYTVVHSIFAYLLPFTCVCWIYVKIYSAAHRNSERTRRTGSRPILSSASFCEDQKSQQQQHQQVDNFVEDFRRIPKISSLSSIDETSETTQPAGSQVPRGRSFSSALDIHSTNLPSTNEASSSGTVVFTVGPDTDECSHHEENEKNISNKSNLPISTQKAEFMEKDEITTQLYPDPTKYDLVKSRFLDRPDQRRKLSHNLMYDQMLLQEGTRGSWLNNDGITDLRNSDTEEDFSSEHFRPAIEDEACRQQKPIYLSPYSTYETALNRNEEKDGTEVDGIYTTQSLRINETFVRTKDRGNTEESDRNKFERSTNRKHYDGLPSDFEITEVIVDNCDVFNVENTGKPTEIVMNGANTETSACLLTPIVTITPAPNKSSTLHRVASVKSTSSYINSLKYRISNGSLFRYREETRAARISALVIVMGLICWSPYEILLLLKNLPPYNDRRIAHEYDVTALCFLVLAAYVSPLLFGYRSKRVKRELRKFFCFKKELSYKNNRSLMAKKVLKRRHSNTFSNMELENRYNIFNCVYGRNRWPKEKVQFVQVPDTALAVETCRSSFSSGASTQISSTSTDDC; this is encoded by the coding sequence ATGAATTTGACCGTCTCGAACCTGCTAATCTCTGCGCTACTGAATCCTCTCTTGATCATGGATGCCTTACCAACATCCAAGTCCGACTCGTCGCCCTTATCAGCGGAAAGTATCTGCGCGATATCAGAAGGTGCAACGGCTCTCATGACGACGTCGTCGGTGTTATCGGTCTTCCTTATAGCCATAGATCAATACTTCGCCGTGGTGGATCCCTTGAGATATCGCGCAAAAGTCGACAAACTAAAATCTGGGATCTTAATAATTTCAGTTTGGCTCATCTCTTCGATATTTGCTCTTTTGGCCTTCTTAAATCCAAATCCTCGTAGCCTTTGGCTATCTTGTAATCTACAGTCGATATCGACTACTTATCTATCTCGAAATTCGTCCATAAATTTGCAAAGCAACTCGAGCTTTGGCATCATCAAGAATAATACTGCCGACATAGAAACAGAATGGATCGAATTTGTCGATTATGCTCCGAACGAAAGTTCAATGACCTATGGTACAATTTACACGGTGGTGCACAGTATATTCGCCTACCTCTTACCGTTTACCTGTGTCTGCTGGATTTACGTAAAAATCTATTCTGCGGCGCATAGGAATTcggaaagaacaagaagaactgGTTCCAGGCCAATACTTTCGTCGGCAAGTTTTTGCGAAGATCAAAAAtcgcagcaacaacagcaccAACAAGTAGACAATTTCGTGGAGGATTTTAGAAGAATACCTAAAATTTCGAGTCTCTCGTCGATTGATGAAACTAGTGAAACGACTCAACCGGCGGGAAGCCAAGTGCCTCGAGGACGTTCCTTTTCGTCGGCTTTAGATATTCACTCGACTAATCTTCCTTCCACTAACGAGGCTTCTTCGTCTGGCACTGTTGTATTTACCGTAGGTCCTGATACTGACGAGTGCTCTCATCacgaggaaaacgaaaaaaacatATCCAACAAATCAAATCTTCCTATCTCGACGCAGAAGGCTGAGTTTATGGAGAAGGACGAAATAACTACCCAGCTGTATCCGGATCCTACCAAGTATGACCTCGTTAAGAGTCGGTTTCTGGATCGACCTGATCAGAGAAGGAAATTGTCGCATAATCTTATGTACGATCAGATGTTGTTGCAAGAAGGCACGAGAGGTTCTTGGCTCAACAATGACGGTATAACCGATTTGAGGAATTCGGATACGGAAGAGGATTTTTCTTCCGAACATTTTCGCCCCGCTATCGAAGACGAGGCCTGTCGTCAACAAAAACCCATATACCTTTCACCTTATTCGACCTACGAAACTGCCTTAAAtcgtaacgaagaaaaagacggCACAGAAGTAGATGGTATATACACTACTCAAAGTTTGAGAATTAATGAGACTTTTGTTCGAACCAAAGATCGTGGAAACACCGAGGAGTCTGATAGAAACAAATTCGAACGATCAACAAATAGAAAACATTACGATGGATTACCTTCAGATTTCGAAATAACCGAGGTGATTGTCGACAACTGCGATGTCTTCAACGTAGAAAATACTGGAAAGCCCACGGAAATAGTGATGAACGGTGCCAACACCGAAACATCGGCCTGTCTCTTGACACCTATTGTAACGATCACGCCAGCTCCTAACAAAAGCTCCACCTTGCATCGAGTTGCCAGTGTCAAAAGTACTTCCAGTTACATAAATTCTCTTAAGTACAGAATCAGTAATGGTTCGTTATTCAGATATCGAGAGGAGACTAGAGCCGCTAGGATAAGCGCTTTAGTCATAGTGATGGGCTTGATCTGTTGGTCTCCATATGAGATATTATTGCTTCTGAAGAATCTTCCGCCTTACAACGATCGACGAATCGCTCACGAGTACGATGTGACGGCGCtatgttttcttgttttgGCTGCTTACGTAAGTCCGTTGCTTTTTGGTTATCGTTCAAAGAGAGTGAAAAGAGAGCTGAGAAAGTTCTTTTGTTTCAAAAAGGAACTATCctacaaaaataatagaagCCTTATGGCGAAGAAAGTTTTAAAGAGACGTCACAGTAACACGTTCAGCAACATGGAGTTGGAGAATCGCTACAACATCTTCAATTGTGTCTATGGGAGAAATCGTTGGCCTAAGGAAAAAGTGCAATTCGTTCAGGTGCCAGATACCGCTTTGGCGGTGGAAACCTGCAGAAGTAGCTTTTCTAGTGGCGCGAGTACACAAATTTCGAGCACATCCACGGACGATTGTTAA